One part of the Rutidosis leptorrhynchoides isolate AG116_Rl617_1_P2 chromosome 1, CSIRO_AGI_Rlap_v1, whole genome shotgun sequence genome encodes these proteins:
- the LOC139860465 gene encoding monothiol glutaredoxin-S4-like → MDRVNKMVCERPVVVFSKSSCILSHTIKSLFNDFGVNPTVYELDEISRGREIEQALSGLGCSTVPVVFIGGELVGGTNEIMSLQLKRALKPMLIRAGALWV, encoded by the coding sequence ATGGATAGAGTGAATAAAATGGTTTGTGAAAGGCCAGTAGTAGTTTTCAGCAAGAGTTCTTGCATTTtgtcacacacaataaagtctttGTTTAATGATTTTGGTGTGAACCCAACGGTGTACGAGCTTGATGAGATATCAAGAGGCCGCGAAATTGAACAAGCTTTGTCTGGGCTTGGGTGCAGTACAGTCCCAGTTGTGTTCATTGGTGGTGAACTGGTTGGTGGAACTAATGAAATTATGAGTCTTCAGCTCAAAAGAGCTTTGAAGCCAATGCTTATCAGGGCTGGAGCTTTATGGGTTTGA